The proteins below are encoded in one region of Geobacter sp.:
- a CDS encoding NAD-dependent epimerase/dehydratase family protein, whose product MRVLITGATGFVGACLTRRLVETGYDLHIMTRHDSNRWRIADLAGRLTEHGCDLRDAAMVASCVAAIEPEVVCHLATYGGFATQQESRDIVEANLLGTMNLVRSCEKSGVRLIINTGSSSEYGPKNHPLREDTLPEPVGDYGVTKLAATLFCQSEAATRGVPVVTLRLFSPYGPWDDPRRLIPYAAAALLTGEPPHLASPDSVRDYVYIDDVLDCYMMLVEGRAQPAAGIYNVGSGRQSSIGEVVAELEQLAGTGIRSLWGERAAARPEPTHWVADIARARDQLGWEPQVPLHEGLARTVAWLSQHLHLYRRK is encoded by the coding sequence ATGAGGGTGCTGATAACCGGAGCTACCGGTTTTGTCGGGGCCTGCCTGACGCGCCGTCTGGTGGAGACGGGGTATGATCTCCACATCATGACCCGTCACGACTCCAACCGCTGGCGGATAGCCGACCTTGCCGGACGCCTGACCGAGCATGGCTGCGACCTTCGGGACGCTGCCATGGTGGCATCGTGCGTTGCGGCCATCGAACCCGAAGTAGTATGCCATCTGGCCACCTATGGAGGGTTCGCCACCCAGCAGGAAAGCCGGGATATCGTCGAGGCAAACCTGCTGGGTACCATGAACCTGGTGCGAAGCTGTGAAAAGAGTGGCGTCAGGCTGATTATCAACACCGGCAGCTCTTCCGAATACGGGCCGAAGAATCACCCCCTGCGGGAGGACACCCTGCCCGAACCGGTGGGGGACTACGGCGTGACCAAGCTTGCAGCCACGCTCTTCTGCCAGTCGGAGGCCGCAACGAGAGGCGTGCCGGTGGTTACGCTCCGTCTGTTTTCTCCCTATGGGCCCTGGGACGATCCCCGACGGCTGATTCCCTATGCCGCGGCTGCCCTGCTGACCGGTGAACCGCCACACCTTGCCTCTCCCGATTCGGTTCGCGACTATGTCTATATCGACGATGTGCTCGACTGCTACATGATGCTTGTCGAGGGGAGAGCCCAACCGGCTGCCGGTATCTACAACGTGGGGAGCGGCCGTCAGAGCTCCATCGGCGAGGTGGTTGCAGAGCTGGAACAACTTGCCGGCACCGGAATCAGATCGCTCTGGGGCGAGCGTGCAGCAGCACGGCCGGAGCCGACCCACTGGGTTGCCGATATTGCCAGGGCTCGTGACCAGCTCGGTTGGGAACCGCAGGTACCCCTGCACGAAGGGCTTGCCAGGACTGTGGCGTGGCTGAGCCAGCATCTGCATCTCTACCGGAGGAAATAA
- a CDS encoding thiamine pyrophosphate-binding protein, translated as MKLSDYVIECIAKEGVAHVFEFIGGAITHLIDSIYHRSDMACVSVHHEQTGAFAAEAYARINGRLGVAMATSGPGALNMVTGIGSCWFDSVPCLFITGQVNTYEYKFDRPVRQIGFQETDIVSVVTPLTKYAVLVTEPESIRYHLEKAIWLARSGRPGPVLLDIPMNIQRAQIDPADLPGFLGSEEHAALATVPAVDPVQVRQVAGLIGQAKRPVILAGGGVRTAGGAEALQALVERTGIPVVSTLLGLDVIPHDSPAFFGMIGAYGNRYSNMTLANSDLLLILGARLDSRQTGTRPDTFARAATRVHVDIDPHELNAKVRVDLAIRADVRAFLDALNRETAAAARTDLTAWYGVINRYREQYPTLADPAEFPGIDPNRFMEILADRSGEGDAICLDVGQNQMWAGQSFRLKKGQRMLISGGMGAMGFALPAALGAAKATGGRAIAIAGDGGIQVNIQDLEVIVSHRLPVKVIVLNNNCLGMVRQFQDMYFGGRRQSTVIGYGCPDLVKVAGAYGLPAFSIDSLEGAAAVLDEALALDGPAFVEVKLEQNSCVNPKLVVNRPIEDMSPHLDRKELAEAMLIDLVDEGEVPE; from the coding sequence ATGAAACTATCCGATTACGTCATCGAATGCATCGCCAAAGAGGGTGTGGCCCATGTCTTCGAATTCATCGGCGGTGCCATCACGCACCTGATCGATTCCATCTATCATCGCTCCGACATGGCGTGCGTTTCGGTGCACCACGAACAGACCGGCGCCTTTGCCGCCGAGGCCTATGCCCGCATCAACGGCCGGCTCGGGGTGGCCATGGCCACCAGCGGCCCCGGCGCACTGAACATGGTCACCGGCATCGGCAGCTGCTGGTTCGATTCGGTCCCCTGTCTCTTCATCACCGGCCAGGTCAATACCTACGAGTACAAGTTCGACCGCCCGGTCCGGCAGATCGGTTTCCAGGAGACCGATATTGTCAGTGTCGTTACGCCGCTCACCAAGTATGCGGTGCTGGTGACCGAGCCGGAGTCGATCCGCTACCACCTGGAAAAGGCGATCTGGCTTGCCCGAAGCGGCCGGCCCGGCCCGGTGCTGCTCGACATCCCGATGAACATCCAGCGGGCCCAGATCGATCCCGCTGACCTGCCCGGTTTCCTGGGCAGCGAAGAACATGCGGCGCTCGCGACCGTTCCTGCCGTCGATCCTGTCCAGGTGCGGCAGGTAGCCGGGCTGATCGGCCAGGCGAAGCGGCCGGTGATCCTTGCCGGCGGCGGTGTGAGGACCGCCGGGGGAGCAGAGGCGCTGCAGGCGCTGGTGGAGCGTACCGGCATCCCGGTGGTCAGCACCCTGCTCGGCCTGGACGTCATACCCCATGACAGCCCCGCCTTTTTCGGCATGATCGGCGCCTACGGCAACCGCTACAGCAACATGACCCTGGCCAACAGCGACCTGCTGCTGATCCTGGGGGCGCGGCTGGACAGCCGCCAGACCGGCACCCGTCCGGATACCTTTGCCCGTGCCGCCACCAGGGTCCACGTGGACATCGACCCCCACGAGCTGAATGCCAAGGTGCGGGTCGACCTGGCCATCCGCGCCGATGTCCGCGCGTTTCTCGATGCGCTCAACCGGGAAACGGCTGCAGCTGCCCGGACCGACCTGACGGCGTGGTACGGGGTCATCAACCGCTACCGCGAACAGTACCCAACCCTTGCCGACCCGGCGGAGTTCCCCGGCATCGACCCGAACCGTTTCATGGAAATCCTTGCCGACCGCTCGGGCGAAGGGGATGCGATCTGCCTCGACGTCGGCCAGAACCAGATGTGGGCTGGCCAGTCGTTCCGGCTCAAGAAAGGGCAGCGGATGCTCATCTCCGGGGGGATGGGGGCCATGGGCTTTGCCCTGCCCGCCGCACTCGGCGCGGCCAAGGCCACAGGCGGCCGCGCCATCGCCATTGCCGGCGACGGCGGTATCCAGGTCAACATCCAGGACCTGGAGGTGATCGTTTCGCACCGTCTGCCGGTGAAGGTGATCGTCCTCAACAACAACTGTCTCGGCATGGTCCGTCAGTTCCAGGACATGTACTTCGGCGGACGGCGCCAGTCCACGGTGATCGGCTACGGTTGTCCCGACCTGGTGAAGGTGGCCGGGGCCTACGGCCTGCCCGCCTTTTCCATCGACTCCCTGGAGGGGGCTGCCGCGGTGCTCGACGAGGCCCTGGCCCTGGACGGCCCCGCCTTTGTTGAGGTGAAGCTGGAGCAGAACTCCTGCGTCAATCCGAAACTGGTGGTGAACCGCCCCATCGAGGACATGTCGCCTCACCTCGACCGCAAGGAACTGGCCGAAGCCATGCTGATCGACCTGGTGGACGAGGGAGAGGTGCCTGAATGA
- a CDS encoding FkbM family methyltransferase, protein MSVSAAALKGLIPYGWRKTLLDLLQPGRPGIGPILARMERNLKMVFDIGANVGDVSCYMLHYFPQATVHAFEPCSETYERLVANVARAGLSDRFRPHRLGFFDEETVGTLHVATSHGANSMVPPGEEYLRLNPHIATVGSEQIPLMRLDDFMARERIEHIDLVKIDVEGVELQVLRGGRDTFSNLVDAVIMEISFVRQRREDAEYLRLFQLLHEYGFAPAEIYDVAHAGRGPWKLAQFDCVFRRF, encoded by the coding sequence ATGAGTGTAAGTGCCGCCGCACTCAAAGGGCTGATCCCCTACGGGTGGCGCAAGACTCTCCTTGATCTGCTGCAGCCCGGCCGCCCCGGTATTGGCCCGATATTGGCCCGCATGGAACGTAACCTCAAGATGGTCTTTGACATCGGTGCAAATGTGGGAGATGTCAGCTGCTATATGTTGCATTACTTTCCCCAGGCCACTGTTCATGCGTTTGAACCGTGCAGCGAGACCTATGAGAGGCTGGTGGCGAATGTTGCCCGGGCTGGCCTGAGTGATCGCTTTCGCCCCCACCGGCTCGGTTTTTTCGATGAGGAAACCGTGGGGACGCTTCACGTTGCCACTTCGCATGGAGCCAATTCGATGGTACCGCCCGGTGAGGAGTATCTGCGTTTGAACCCACACATTGCAACGGTTGGCTCAGAGCAGATCCCTTTGATGCGTCTGGACGATTTTATGGCTCGAGAACGGATCGAACATATCGACCTCGTCAAGATCGATGTGGAAGGGGTGGAACTGCAGGTCCTGCGGGGGGGGAGAGATACCTTCTCGAATTTGGTCGATGCGGTGATTATGGAGATATCCTTTGTCCGTCAACGTCGTGAAGATGCCGAGTATCTCAGGCTCTTTCAACTCCTTCACGAGTATGGATTCGCTCCTGCCGAGATTTACGACGTCGCCCATGCCGGACGTGGTCCCTGGAAGCTCGCCCAGTTCGACTGCGTATTCCGCAGATTCTGA
- a CDS encoding glycosyltransferase produces MGDDLLLTIAIPTYNGGRTISRCIASIVPELQAEVELLVCDNASTDGTAEIVRKIAGSHPQIRLISNETNVGFDRNVELCLQRARGDFVWLIGDDDLICRTGAVEKVLQVIRAHPAVAAIFADSRHPIRLNTTDSGLCLDGSDFFRKSRFKSGLVSSNIFRRSAWQEVDLRQYIGSGWLHIGFLVQALARFPSYVICEEMVAQLVLEEGFGIGRWGGTGSFLRTGLNLVRIYREMPSLGYDPAIVRAAYLTIKGGYLKNIPLAKAKGLRVDASLVREFVELYRAFPSFWLIDLPLLLLPGWLFRGARACSRALQGARGAHGE; encoded by the coding sequence ATGGGTGACGATTTGCTCCTGACCATTGCCATCCCGACCTACAACGGGGGGCGGACCATCTCCCGCTGCATTGCCAGCATAGTGCCGGAACTGCAGGCCGAGGTCGAACTGCTGGTCTGCGACAACGCATCGACCGACGGGACTGCAGAGATCGTCAGGAAGATCGCCGGCAGTCACCCGCAGATCCGTTTGATCAGCAATGAGACCAATGTTGGGTTCGATCGTAACGTCGAGCTGTGCCTGCAGCGGGCTCGGGGCGATTTCGTCTGGCTGATCGGCGACGATGACCTCATCTGTCGAACTGGGGCAGTGGAGAAGGTCCTGCAGGTGATCCGGGCTCATCCTGCAGTGGCTGCCATTTTTGCCGATTCCCGGCACCCGATCCGTCTCAACACCACGGATTCGGGCCTGTGCCTCGACGGATCGGATTTCTTCAGGAAGAGCCGTTTCAAGAGCGGACTGGTCTCCTCGAACATCTTTCGCAGAAGCGCGTGGCAGGAGGTTGATCTCCGGCAGTACATTGGCAGCGGCTGGCTGCATATCGGATTTCTGGTGCAGGCGCTTGCCCGCTTTCCGTCCTATGTCATCTGCGAGGAGATGGTCGCCCAACTGGTGCTTGAGGAGGGGTTCGGAATCGGCCGTTGGGGAGGGACCGGCAGTTTCCTCAGGACCGGTCTCAACCTGGTGCGGATCTACCGGGAGATGCCGTCCCTCGGCTATGACCCGGCCATTGTCCGGGCAGCCTACCTGACCATCAAGGGAGGGTATCTGAAAAACATTCCGCTGGCCAAGGCCAAGGGGCTGCGGGTGGATGCTTCCCTGGTGCGGGAATTCGTGGAACTCTACCGCGCCTTTCCCTCCTTCTGGCTGATCGATCTTCCGTTGCTGCTCCTGCCGGGATGGCTGTTCAGGGGGGCACGGGCCTGCAGCAGGGCACTGCAGGGAGCGAGGGGTGCCCATGGGGAGTGA
- a CDS encoding oligosaccharide flippase family protein has product MGSERRKGILLGTSSGYLNILITNLLSVVAVPVTLGYFGTDRYGALALVMTFVNYLSVTNFGIPSACAILGAKSADRRQQLAIVFRSFLLLGMISTAVLLLFLGLSGISGWVALLGRIPPAITDEVRQAAFWTAVLFLANLFFAPFLAGFIAIRKVHVERFYNTISTNSYVLALAWVILFKGNLAEYALARGALVLLCSLAGALHFLFGYRETRQLLVQGLQPLLDATRDPEYAGRSILASGGRLFVVGLASLVVWQTDNLVISHFLGVGAVTPYQVTFKLITMTFILFTAINPAISPHYGRAWAEGDRSWINGTWNQIAQVSSVLGGLVWLGSLACAETVIDLWAGHAAYAGPLVVCALGGYGYLLSLVGAHAALLTSLNLVRNLPLISWLEAGVNLALSLLLIRVLGMGGVALGTFLASLCTVFWLIPREIGKRTEGTIRLEWRPLAAQLCMHLLPAVAGVLLAERFIPGTVLRLLADFALILAYLAVSWHRFSPEMKTLLGGLLPRPLSGLLQRGGPR; this is encoded by the coding sequence ATGGGGAGTGAACGCCGGAAAGGGATTCTCCTCGGCACCTCGTCGGGGTATCTGAACATCCTGATCACCAACCTGCTGTCGGTGGTTGCGGTGCCGGTGACCCTCGGCTATTTCGGTACCGACCGTTACGGTGCGCTGGCCCTGGTGATGACCTTTGTCAACTATCTGTCGGTGACCAACTTCGGCATCCCTTCGGCCTGTGCGATCCTGGGGGCGAAAAGCGCCGACCGGCGCCAGCAGCTGGCCATTGTCTTCCGTTCGTTTCTCCTTCTCGGCATGATCAGTACGGCCGTGCTGCTGCTCTTCCTCGGCCTCTCCGGCATTTCCGGGTGGGTGGCTCTACTGGGCAGGATCCCCCCGGCGATAACCGATGAAGTGCGGCAGGCGGCCTTCTGGACCGCGGTGCTCTTTCTGGCAAACCTCTTTTTCGCCCCTTTCCTGGCCGGCTTCATTGCGATCCGGAAGGTCCATGTGGAGCGGTTCTACAACACCATCAGCACCAACAGTTATGTCCTTGCCCTGGCCTGGGTCATCCTGTTCAAAGGGAACCTGGCCGAGTATGCGCTGGCCCGCGGGGCCCTGGTTCTGCTCTGCAGCCTGGCCGGTGCACTGCACTTTCTGTTCGGCTACCGGGAAACCAGGCAGCTGCTCGTTCAGGGTCTCCAGCCGCTGCTTGATGCCACCCGCGATCCGGAATATGCCGGCAGGTCGATCCTTGCTTCCGGCGGCCGTCTCTTTGTGGTGGGATTGGCATCCCTGGTGGTCTGGCAGACCGACAACCTGGTGATCAGCCATTTCCTCGGGGTCGGAGCCGTCACCCCCTATCAGGTGACCTTCAAGCTGATCACCATGACCTTCATTCTCTTCACCGCCATCAACCCGGCCATTTCCCCCCACTATGGGCGGGCCTGGGCCGAAGGAGACAGATCCTGGATCAACGGCACCTGGAACCAGATCGCCCAGGTTTCTTCAGTGCTGGGCGGCCTGGTCTGGCTCGGTTCGCTTGCCTGTGCCGAAACGGTCATTGACCTCTGGGCCGGGCATGCGGCCTATGCCGGACCGCTGGTTGTCTGTGCCCTCGGAGGCTACGGCTATCTTCTCTCCCTGGTGGGGGCTCATGCCGCCTTGTTGACCAGCCTGAACCTCGTTCGGAATCTGCCGCTGATTTCCTGGCTGGAGGCGGGTGTCAACCTTGCCCTCTCGCTCCTCCTCATTCGGGTGCTCGGAATGGGCGGCGTTGCCCTCGGCACCTTCCTGGCGTCCCTCTGCACGGTCTTCTGGCTCATCCCCCGTGAAATAGGCAAACGCACGGAGGGGACAATCCGTCTCGAATGGCGGCCGCTGGCGGCTCAGCTATGCATGCATCTGCTCCCGGCAGTAGCGGGGGTTCTGCTGGCCGAACGGTTCATCCCCGGAACCGTCCTGCGCCTGCTCGCCGATTTCGCGCTGATCCTGGCCTATCTGGCGGTTTCGTGGCATCGCTTCTCCCCCGAAATGAAGACCCTTCTGGGAGGTCTGCTGCCGAGGCCGCTTTCCGGGTTGCTGCAAAGGGGGGGGCCTCGATGA
- a CDS encoding glycosyltransferase: protein MAAAGGSAMHASAPGSSGGSAGRTVHPRNRPAPARRFRADPGLSGGFVASLLPRNEDPSGRSAAEAAFRVAAKGGASMKRSLPLVSIGIPTFNSARFLQATLESIAAQTWPSCEVIVSDNASTDETLAIARPFAERHGWRLLTGDCNRGPFANWNRLIESARGDYLAIYHADDLYDPGIVAESVGLLERSPKVGLVGTLATVIDGSGREQYPVTLPKGVVLAESYRFPELFRAILGNGGDRIVLVTPSVMVRRQLYLDLGGFDTSGSFGSAGDYEMWLRIAAVHRVAVIPRPLVRYRIHEGQGSERELRRNLELPDLLAVLDAYAARIDDPGLRDEYDRYRRRTCFKTALKQNCAAQFDRSRMTCGLIRSGRFFPAGLILGLCNRLRINLRYWPGRPWPSSIELGNE from the coding sequence ATGGCGGCCGCTGGCGGCTCAGCTATGCATGCATCTGCTCCCGGCAGTAGCGGGGGTTCTGCTGGCCGAACGGTTCATCCCCGGAACCGTCCTGCGCCTGCTCGCCGATTTCGCGCTGATCCTGGCCTATCTGGCGGTTTCGTGGCATCGCTTCTCCCCCGAAATGAAGACCCTTCTGGGAGGTCTGCTGCCGAGGCCGCTTTCCGGGTTGCTGCAAAGGGGGGGGCCTCGATGAAACGGAGCCTGCCACTGGTTTCCATCGGCATCCCCACGTTCAACAGCGCCCGGTTCCTCCAGGCAACCCTGGAGAGTATCGCTGCGCAGACATGGCCCAGCTGCGAGGTAATCGTCAGCGACAATGCCTCGACTGACGAAACCCTGGCCATTGCCCGGCCCTTTGCCGAGCGCCACGGCTGGAGGCTACTTACCGGCGACTGCAACCGCGGGCCTTTTGCCAACTGGAACAGGCTGATAGAGTCTGCACGCGGCGACTACCTGGCCATCTATCATGCCGACGATCTCTACGATCCCGGCATCGTGGCCGAGTCCGTGGGGCTGCTCGAACGCAGCCCGAAAGTCGGCCTGGTCGGGACGCTGGCGACAGTCATTGACGGCTCGGGCAGGGAACAGTATCCTGTAACGCTTCCCAAAGGGGTCGTGCTGGCGGAATCATACCGGTTTCCCGAGCTGTTTCGGGCCATTCTCGGCAACGGCGGCGACCGGATCGTCCTGGTCACGCCGTCCGTCATGGTTCGCAGACAGCTCTACCTGGACCTGGGCGGATTCGACACGAGCGGCTCTTTCGGCTCTGCAGGCGATTACGAGATGTGGCTCAGGATAGCAGCCGTGCATCGGGTGGCGGTTATTCCCCGTCCCCTTGTCCGGTATAGGATTCACGAAGGGCAGGGGAGCGAGAGGGAGCTGCGCCGCAACCTGGAGTTACCCGACCTGCTGGCAGTCCTCGATGCGTATGCCGCACGGATCGACGATCCAGGGCTTCGCGACGAGTATGACCGTTACCGGCGGAGGACCTGCTTCAAGACAGCACTGAAGCAGAACTGCGCTGCGCAGTTCGACCGCAGCCGCATGACCTGCGGGCTCATACGTTCCGGGCGCTTTTTCCCGGCCGGGCTGATCCTCGGCCTGTGCAACCGGTTGAGGATAAATCTCCGTTACTGGCCGGGACGACCATGGCCAAGCAGCATAGAATTGGGGAACGAATGA
- a CDS encoding glycosyltransferase codes for MAKQHRIGERMTRHPLKVLYMIHDARRGGVQSVMLRVIAALDRSRVEPVVLFPFDGPCAAELRQQGVTVHTGGDQTPFFWRFKRFLIIPRLIGYARQADLVHLNSTKLVPAALAVSLAGARTVFHLHELAARIGPLLRAVIGRADCVAFCSQTCADHYADVAARQRRLLLNAVAIPDPLPERRAAGVPRVVMIGSINAGKGQDLLLEAFALVRQQAELHFYGNVGLSAKGYAEGLRERAREPELAGRVYFHPPTDDVGGVLAESAVLVHTSRRESFGLVLVEAMAAGLPVIAHDLEGMREVVDDGVCGYLVQPGDSPALAERIDVLLADSALRQQMGSAGRELARQRFDIANRIKDYYALYHELAGREA; via the coding sequence ATGGCCAAGCAGCATAGAATTGGGGAACGAATGACCCGTCATCCGCTCAAGGTACTCTATATGATTCACGATGCCCGCCGCGGCGGGGTGCAGTCGGTCATGCTCCGGGTCATTGCCGCCCTCGACAGGAGCCGGGTGGAGCCGGTGGTCCTCTTCCCCTTCGACGGCCCCTGCGCTGCGGAGCTGCGCCAGCAGGGGGTGACGGTGCATACCGGCGGTGACCAGACCCCTTTTTTCTGGCGGTTCAAGCGCTTTCTCATCATTCCGCGCCTCATCGGGTATGCGCGGCAGGCGGACCTGGTCCACCTGAACAGCACGAAGCTGGTGCCGGCCGCCCTTGCGGTGAGCCTGGCCGGGGCGCGGACGGTCTTTCACCTCCACGAGCTGGCGGCACGGATCGGTCCGCTCCTGCGCGCCGTCATCGGCCGGGCCGACTGCGTCGCCTTCTGTTCGCAGACCTGCGCCGACCACTATGCCGACGTGGCAGCTCGACAGCGGCGTCTGCTCCTGAACGCCGTCGCCATTCCCGATCCTCTCCCGGAGCGGCGTGCCGCTGGTGTGCCGCGGGTGGTCATGATCGGCAGCATCAATGCCGGCAAGGGGCAGGACCTGCTGCTGGAGGCTTTTGCCCTGGTGCGGCAGCAGGCGGAACTCCACTTCTACGGCAATGTCGGCCTGTCGGCCAAGGGATATGCAGAGGGGCTCAGGGAGCGGGCCAGGGAGCCGGAGCTGGCCGGCCGGGTCTATTTTCATCCCCCCACCGACGATGTCGGCGGCGTACTTGCCGAAAGCGCGGTTCTGGTGCATACTTCGCGGCGCGAGTCGTTCGGCTTGGTGCTGGTCGAGGCAATGGCTGCCGGCCTGCCGGTGATCGCCCACGACCTGGAAGGGATGCGGGAGGTGGTGGACGACGGGGTCTGCGGCTATCTGGTGCAGCCGGGCGATTCTCCGGCCCTGGCGGAGCGGATCGACGTCCTGCTGGCCGACTCTGCGCTGCGGCAGCAGATGGGAAGTGCCGGGCGGGAGCTGGCGCGGCAGCGGTTCGACATCGCCAACCGGATCAAAGACTACTATGCGCTGTACCACGAGCTTGCCGGGCGGGAGGCGTAA